From the Pomacea canaliculata isolate SZHN2017 linkage group LG4, ASM307304v1, whole genome shotgun sequence genome, one window contains:
- the LOC112561462 gene encoding zinc finger and BTB domain-containing protein 49-like isoform X1 — MDTSLHYTSVNHANCLVSTINNLRRGGKLCDIVISAGDVRIPAHRLVLAAASPYFGPLLELAHSSPSNGMPTEIRLHDIDAAAIEQIIEFCYTSTICVTEDNVWCLLPTATRLQMSELCTLCSDFLHSLLSPDTCMRTYAVAYHCGLTELVTEVVKMLKDSLDKVIQSDGFCEMSIEELSTALTTLPSAVVGHRDMVRAIRCWVQHDSETRKCHASQLAQAFPGLVSRLKEFLPEIPLFQPSDDSGTPEPDQKILRYEELPICLDLSLHGSAGREDDGADSPAGDEHDGISSPPLCLVCGEIFRSEQELSQHKHDCTEALLKESGEVLENGFPDSPSDSLDGGEEDSSGIPSRRDQHVCQLCYKAFADKKSLGKHMRTHSQNGFSCSSCNKRYSTRSHLLGHMRLHSSTHSPFACDYCRHPFSSYCALKVHMRGHKGARPFSCPTCGQHFAKNIHLKRHISTHTGIKPHVCDLCAKHFSRSDHLKRHVQSIHAGQRPHACHICHKAFVRKYELNKHLQLHVRTGAMLSDATWDALPLLGQASPSPSMSLDSTDSP, encoded by the exons ATGGATACTTCTCTTCATTACACCTCTGTTAATCATGCCAACTGCTTAGTATCCACCATCAACAATCTTCGACGGGGAGGAAAGTTATGCGACATAGTAATTTCTGCAGGGGATGTCAGGATCCCAGCCCATCGTCTTGTTTTGGCAGCAGCGTCACCATACTTTGGTCCTCTTCTTGAACTAGCCCATTCTTCTCCTTCAAACG GTATGCCAACAGAGATTCGACTTCATGACATTGATGCAGCAGCTATTGAGCAGATAATTGAGTTCTGTTACACATCAACAATTTGTGTAACTGAGGACAATGTCTGGTGCTTGCTTCCTACTGCAACACGCCTACAGATGAGTGAGTTGTGTACACTGTGTTCCGACTTTCTGCACTCTTTGCTGAGCCCGGACACTTGCATGCGGACCTATGCCGTTGCATATCACTGTGGGCTGACAGAACTGGTTACTGAGGTTGTGAAGATGCTAAAAGACAGTTTAGACAAG GTAATTCAAAGTGATGGCTTCTGTGAAATGAGCATTGAGGAGCTGAGCACAGCTCTCACTACTTTGCCTTCTGCAGTTGTAGGTCACCGTGATATGGTGCGTGCTATCCGTTGCTGGGTACAGCACGACTCGGAGACTCGTAAATGTCATGCATCACAG TTAGCACAAGCTTTTCCTGGGCTAGTGAGTCGGCTGAAAGAATTCTTGCCAGAGATTCCGCTTTTCCAACCTTCTGACGACAGTGGCACACCAGAACCTGATCAGAAAATCTTGAGATATGAAG AGCTCCCTATTTGCTTAGACCTGTCTTTGCATGGTTCAGCAGGAAGAGAGGATGATGGAGCTGACTCTCCTGCAGGAGATGAACATGATGGTATATCTTCACCTCCACTTTGTCTAGTTTGTGGTGAGATCTTTCGTTCAGAGCAGGAGCTTTCACAACACAAGCACGATTGCACTGAAGCACTTTTGAAAGAGAGTGGTGAAGTGTTGGAAAATGGCTTCCCTGACTCCCCAAGTGATTCCTTAGATGGAGGAGAAGAGGACAGCTCTGGCATCCCATCTCGTCGCGACCAGCACGTGTGTCAGCTGTGCTACAAAGCCTTCGCAGACAAGAAGAGTCTAGGGAAACACATGCGAACTCACTCACAAAATGGCTTTTCCTGTAGTTCCTGCAACAAGCGATACAGCACTAGGTCCCATCTTCTTGGTCACATGCGTCTGCACTCCAGCACGCACTCGCCCTTTGCCTGTGACTATTGCCGGCATCCATTCTCCAGTTACTGTGCCTTGAAAGTGCACATGCGAGGCCACAAAGGTGCACGGCCCTTTTCTTGTCCTACGTGTGGTCAGCACTTTGCCAAAAATATCCACCTCAAGCGTCACATATCTACCCACACAGGAATCAAGCCTCATGTGTGTGACCTCTGTGCGAAGCACTTCAGCCGCAGCGACCACCTCAAGCGGCACGTGCAGTCCATCCATGCCGGCCAAAGACCGCATGCCTGTCACATTTGCCACAAAGCCTTCGTTCGAAAGTATGAGCTAAACAAGCACCTCCAGCTGCATGTCCGCACTGGAGCCATGCTGTCTGATGCCACATGGGATGCTCTGCCTTTGCTTGGGCAAGCATCACCAAGTCCTAGCATGTCACTAGACAGTACAGACAGTCCATAG
- the LOC112561462 gene encoding zinc finger and BTB domain-containing protein 49-like isoform X2, whose amino-acid sequence MDTSLHYTSVNHANCLVSTINNLRRGGKLCDIVISAGDVRIPAHRLVLAAASPYFGPLLELAHSSPSNGMPTEIRLHDIDAAAIEQIIEFCYTSTICVTEDNVWCLLPTATRLQMSELCTLCSDFLHSLLSPDTCMRTYAVAYHCGLTELVTEVVKMLKDSLDKVIQSDGFCEMSIEELSTALTTLPSAVVGHRDMVRAIRCWVQHDSETRKCHASQLAQAFPGLVSRLKEFLPEIPLFQPSDDSGTPEPDQKILRYEAGREDDGADSPAGDEHDGISSPPLCLVCGEIFRSEQELSQHKHDCTEALLKESGEVLENGFPDSPSDSLDGGEEDSSGIPSRRDQHVCQLCYKAFADKKSLGKHMRTHSQNGFSCSSCNKRYSTRSHLLGHMRLHSSTHSPFACDYCRHPFSSYCALKVHMRGHKGARPFSCPTCGQHFAKNIHLKRHISTHTGIKPHVCDLCAKHFSRSDHLKRHVQSIHAGQRPHACHICHKAFVRKYELNKHLQLHVRTGAMLSDATWDALPLLGQASPSPSMSLDSTDSP is encoded by the exons ATGGATACTTCTCTTCATTACACCTCTGTTAATCATGCCAACTGCTTAGTATCCACCATCAACAATCTTCGACGGGGAGGAAAGTTATGCGACATAGTAATTTCTGCAGGGGATGTCAGGATCCCAGCCCATCGTCTTGTTTTGGCAGCAGCGTCACCATACTTTGGTCCTCTTCTTGAACTAGCCCATTCTTCTCCTTCAAACG GTATGCCAACAGAGATTCGACTTCATGACATTGATGCAGCAGCTATTGAGCAGATAATTGAGTTCTGTTACACATCAACAATTTGTGTAACTGAGGACAATGTCTGGTGCTTGCTTCCTACTGCAACACGCCTACAGATGAGTGAGTTGTGTACACTGTGTTCCGACTTTCTGCACTCTTTGCTGAGCCCGGACACTTGCATGCGGACCTATGCCGTTGCATATCACTGTGGGCTGACAGAACTGGTTACTGAGGTTGTGAAGATGCTAAAAGACAGTTTAGACAAG GTAATTCAAAGTGATGGCTTCTGTGAAATGAGCATTGAGGAGCTGAGCACAGCTCTCACTACTTTGCCTTCTGCAGTTGTAGGTCACCGTGATATGGTGCGTGCTATCCGTTGCTGGGTACAGCACGACTCGGAGACTCGTAAATGTCATGCATCACAG TTAGCACAAGCTTTTCCTGGGCTAGTGAGTCGGCTGAAAGAATTCTTGCCAGAGATTCCGCTTTTCCAACCTTCTGACGACAGTGGCACACCAGAACCTGATCAGAAAATCTTGAGATATGAAG CAGGAAGAGAGGATGATGGAGCTGACTCTCCTGCAGGAGATGAACATGATGGTATATCTTCACCTCCACTTTGTCTAGTTTGTGGTGAGATCTTTCGTTCAGAGCAGGAGCTTTCACAACACAAGCACGATTGCACTGAAGCACTTTTGAAAGAGAGTGGTGAAGTGTTGGAAAATGGCTTCCCTGACTCCCCAAGTGATTCCTTAGATGGAGGAGAAGAGGACAGCTCTGGCATCCCATCTCGTCGCGACCAGCACGTGTGTCAGCTGTGCTACAAAGCCTTCGCAGACAAGAAGAGTCTAGGGAAACACATGCGAACTCACTCACAAAATGGCTTTTCCTGTAGTTCCTGCAACAAGCGATACAGCACTAGGTCCCATCTTCTTGGTCACATGCGTCTGCACTCCAGCACGCACTCGCCCTTTGCCTGTGACTATTGCCGGCATCCATTCTCCAGTTACTGTGCCTTGAAAGTGCACATGCGAGGCCACAAAGGTGCACGGCCCTTTTCTTGTCCTACGTGTGGTCAGCACTTTGCCAAAAATATCCACCTCAAGCGTCACATATCTACCCACACAGGAATCAAGCCTCATGTGTGTGACCTCTGTGCGAAGCACTTCAGCCGCAGCGACCACCTCAAGCGGCACGTGCAGTCCATCCATGCCGGCCAAAGACCGCATGCCTGTCACATTTGCCACAAAGCCTTCGTTCGAAAGTATGAGCTAAACAAGCACCTCCAGCTGCATGTCCGCACTGGAGCCATGCTGTCTGATGCCACATGGGATGCTCTGCCTTTGCTTGGGCAAGCATCACCAAGTCCTAGCATGTCACTAGACAGTACAGACAGTCCATAG
- the LOC112561462 gene encoding zinc finger and BTB domain-containing protein 49-like isoform X3: MDTSLHYTSVNHANCLVSTINNLRRGGKLCDIVISAGDVRIPAHRLVLAAASPYFGPLLELAHSSPSNGMPTEIRLHDIDAAAIEQIIEFCYTSTICVTEDNVWCLLPTATRLQMSELCTLCSDFLHSLLSPDTCMRTYAVAYHCGLTELVTEVVKMLKDSLDKVIQSDGFCEMSIEELSTALTTLPSAVVGHRDMVRAIRCWVQHDSETRKCHASQLAQAFPGLVSRLKEFLPEIPLFQPSDDSGTPEPDQKILRYEGREDDGADSPAGDEHDGISSPPLCLVCGEIFRSEQELSQHKHDCTEALLKESGEVLENGFPDSPSDSLDGGEEDSSGIPSRRDQHVCQLCYKAFADKKSLGKHMRTHSQNGFSCSSCNKRYSTRSHLLGHMRLHSSTHSPFACDYCRHPFSSYCALKVHMRGHKGARPFSCPTCGQHFAKNIHLKRHISTHTGIKPHVCDLCAKHFSRSDHLKRHVQSIHAGQRPHACHICHKAFVRKYELNKHLQLHVRTGAMLSDATWDALPLLGQASPSPSMSLDSTDSP; encoded by the exons ATGGATACTTCTCTTCATTACACCTCTGTTAATCATGCCAACTGCTTAGTATCCACCATCAACAATCTTCGACGGGGAGGAAAGTTATGCGACATAGTAATTTCTGCAGGGGATGTCAGGATCCCAGCCCATCGTCTTGTTTTGGCAGCAGCGTCACCATACTTTGGTCCTCTTCTTGAACTAGCCCATTCTTCTCCTTCAAACG GTATGCCAACAGAGATTCGACTTCATGACATTGATGCAGCAGCTATTGAGCAGATAATTGAGTTCTGTTACACATCAACAATTTGTGTAACTGAGGACAATGTCTGGTGCTTGCTTCCTACTGCAACACGCCTACAGATGAGTGAGTTGTGTACACTGTGTTCCGACTTTCTGCACTCTTTGCTGAGCCCGGACACTTGCATGCGGACCTATGCCGTTGCATATCACTGTGGGCTGACAGAACTGGTTACTGAGGTTGTGAAGATGCTAAAAGACAGTTTAGACAAG GTAATTCAAAGTGATGGCTTCTGTGAAATGAGCATTGAGGAGCTGAGCACAGCTCTCACTACTTTGCCTTCTGCAGTTGTAGGTCACCGTGATATGGTGCGTGCTATCCGTTGCTGGGTACAGCACGACTCGGAGACTCGTAAATGTCATGCATCACAG TTAGCACAAGCTTTTCCTGGGCTAGTGAGTCGGCTGAAAGAATTCTTGCCAGAGATTCCGCTTTTCCAACCTTCTGACGACAGTGGCACACCAGAACCTGATCAGAAAATCTTGAGATATGAAG GAAGAGAGGATGATGGAGCTGACTCTCCTGCAGGAGATGAACATGATGGTATATCTTCACCTCCACTTTGTCTAGTTTGTGGTGAGATCTTTCGTTCAGAGCAGGAGCTTTCACAACACAAGCACGATTGCACTGAAGCACTTTTGAAAGAGAGTGGTGAAGTGTTGGAAAATGGCTTCCCTGACTCCCCAAGTGATTCCTTAGATGGAGGAGAAGAGGACAGCTCTGGCATCCCATCTCGTCGCGACCAGCACGTGTGTCAGCTGTGCTACAAAGCCTTCGCAGACAAGAAGAGTCTAGGGAAACACATGCGAACTCACTCACAAAATGGCTTTTCCTGTAGTTCCTGCAACAAGCGATACAGCACTAGGTCCCATCTTCTTGGTCACATGCGTCTGCACTCCAGCACGCACTCGCCCTTTGCCTGTGACTATTGCCGGCATCCATTCTCCAGTTACTGTGCCTTGAAAGTGCACATGCGAGGCCACAAAGGTGCACGGCCCTTTTCTTGTCCTACGTGTGGTCAGCACTTTGCCAAAAATATCCACCTCAAGCGTCACATATCTACCCACACAGGAATCAAGCCTCATGTGTGTGACCTCTGTGCGAAGCACTTCAGCCGCAGCGACCACCTCAAGCGGCACGTGCAGTCCATCCATGCCGGCCAAAGACCGCATGCCTGTCACATTTGCCACAAAGCCTTCGTTCGAAAGTATGAGCTAAACAAGCACCTCCAGCTGCATGTCCGCACTGGAGCCATGCTGTCTGATGCCACATGGGATGCTCTGCCTTTGCTTGGGCAAGCATCACCAAGTCCTAGCATGTCACTAGACAGTACAGACAGTCCATAG